One Nicotiana tomentosiformis chromosome 1, ASM39032v3, whole genome shotgun sequence genomic window, CGTATTAGTGTGCTTATAGTTGCAACTTGTCTTCTTCTTGTTTGGTCTGTTGCCTCGGGTGTGTTAGTGATTCCCCTTAATTTGCCGTAGGTATAGTGGTtgtggtctgggatggtcgagtgaggtTATGTCCTCAAGGGGAGCGAGGGTGGGCCGTGAGGTAGGGCAGGGGTTagggggtggggcgggaggcaagggaggtaaagggaacaagggtgtctataggttgagaattgggtcatgaaaCATAGGTACATTGACAAGTAAGTCTATCGAGTTGGCGAATATCCTTCAGAAGTGGAGGGTCAATATAGCTTATGTCCAAgagacaaggtgggtagggtcgagaGCGAAGGACGCAGTCGGGTATAAACTTTGATACTCAGGAGTCCAaaaaggtaagaatggagtgggtatcttggtggatagggaacttagagagtttgtagttgaggttagacgagtgaatgaaAGATTGATGATTATTAAATTGGTGGTTGGTGAGTTCATCCTAAACGTCGTTAACATCTATGCGCCGCATGCGAGCCTAGATGAGTAGGTTAAATGACGCTTCTGGGAGGGGCTAGATGAGATTGTGCGCTAGGTTTCGCCTACTGAGAAactattcataggaggggattcCAATGGTCATATTGGGTCGACCGTTGGTGGTTATGGTGAGGTTCATGGAGGCTTTGGTTTTGGGGAGGAGAACGGAGGAGGTACCTCgctgttggacttcgctaaggcttttgggatggtgattgcgaactctagctttcCGAAAAGGGAggagcatttggttacttttcaaaatgcggcGGTGAAaactcagattgactatctcctcctcaacaggtgtgacagagggttgtgcaaggattgcaaggtgattccgggcGAGATACTCGCGACACAACATAGGCTATTGGTGATGgatgttggtattatgttaaagacgAGGAAAAGGTCTGCTCGCGGAAGACcaagaatcaggtggggagccttaactaaggataaagacCATAAGTTGGAGGGacggttgtcggctatgggagcttggatTAGAAGTGGTGACGCGAGAactatgtggtcagcgacaaTAGACTGTATAAGGGAGgttatgagagaggtgttaggggtctcgacgggcaCCTATGGTGGGCACagaggagactggtggtggaatgaagtggtccaaggtaaagtagaAACAAAGAAGGCGGCATACCTGAAGTTAGTGGAGAGAATAGGCGAgcgtgcatggagaggtataaggtagctaggaaggaagctaagctggcggtcacagaAGCTAAGACTGAGGcgtatggtcgtatgtacgaggaacttGGGGAAAAGGCGGGGAGCAGAAGTTATTCCGattggccaagttgagagagaggaaggctcgggatttggaccaagtgagatgcatcaaggacgaagatggtagagtattgatggaagatgcccagaatAAGAGGAGATGACacacttactttcataaacttctaaatgacgaaggggatcgggatattttGCTAGGAGAATTGGATCAATCTGAGAGTCACCTTGAATTTGGGCACTGCAGGCATAtcaaggttgaggaggtcgtggagctatgcgtaagatgagtaggggcagagcgatagggccagacgagattccagtggaattttggaagtgtgtgggagAGAatgtttggagtggttgactgggttatttaatattatttttaaggtgaagaggatgccggatgagtgaaGGTGGAGTACGGtagttccattgtataagaacaaaggtgatatccagagttgtaacaattatagaggtatcaaattactgagtcataccatgaaagtgtgggagagggtggttgaagcgagggtgggGATGACAGTGTCAGTATCCAATaatcagttcgggttcatgctggGTCGTtctactacagaagctatacaccttattgggaggttggtggaactgtacagagaaaggaagaaggatctgcacatggtgtttattgacctagagaaaacgtatgacaaggttcctagagaagaaGTTCCCTGGAGATGCTTGGAGGCAAAAGGTTTGTCAGTTCCTTACATTATGGCAATTGAGGACATGTATGATGTGGcaaagactcgggttaggacagtaggaggcgactccgATCATTTTCcgattgtaatggggttacaccaaggttttgCGCTCATTCCGTACTTGTTCGCCCTGGTGATAGACGCGTTAACACACTATATTCAaagggatgtgccatggtgcatgctattcgccgatgacatagttctgattgatgagtcgcgagccggtgttaacgagaggctggaggtttggagacatacTATTGAGTCTAAGTGTTTCAAGCTGAGCAGAATGAAGACGGAAtactggagtgtaagttcagcgttgAGCCAGGCGTAGTGGACGTagatgtgaggcttgaatcacaggtcatcccaagtagaggcagcttcaagtatcCTGGGTCAGTTATCCAAGTGGGacgggagatcgacgaggatgtcactcACCGTATATGGGTatgatggatgaagtggaggttagtaACTAGAGTCATGTGtgataagagagtgccaccgatactcaaaggtaagttatATAAAGcgatggttagaccggccatgatgtatgtggctgagtgttggcctgttaagaatTCACATATcaagaagatgaaagtagtagaaataaggatgttgaggtggatgtgcgggcacactaggatggataagattaggaataatgatattcgggagaaggtgcacgtggctcccattgatgacaagatgcgggaagcgagattcggatggttcgggcatgttcagaggagaagcccagatgctccggtaaggAGATGTGAGTGACTAGTAGTgaagggcacgagaagaggtagatgacggtctaagaagtattggggagaggtgatcatgcaggatatggcgaggcttcagattttcgaggacatgacacttgataggaagatgtggaggtcgagtattatggttgtaggttaggaggtagttgagtcttttCTTATTTCGTACCAGTATGTTAGTGTTTTTGTcaaagatagctagtggcaatgtgaTGTCTTACTATTTTACTTTTTAGTGCaggacctatttactagctattgcttttgctttgcatctttcttctaggtgatactaatattgtctccttttgtctttttgttttcttgagccgagagtcttttggaaatagtctctctactctttcggagtaggggtaaggtctgcgtacacactaccctccccagaccccattagtgaattttactgggttgttgtggTTGTTTAATTATATGCTGTCTCCTAGAGTTGTAGATTAGTCTCGACTTTCTGTCATCATATTTTCACATAGCTTAGTAATGTCATTAGAATTTCAACTC contains:
- the LOC138908723 gene encoding uncharacterized protein, whose amino-acid sequence is MEWVSPTEKLFIGGDSNGHIGSTVGGYGEVHGGFGFGEENGGGTSLLDFAKAFGMVIANSSFPKREEHLVTFQNAAVKTQIDYLLLNRCDRGLCKDCKVIPGEILATQHRLLVMDVGIMLKTRKRSARGRPRIRWGALTKDKDHKLEGRLSAMGAWIRSGDARTMWSATIDCIREVMREVLGVSTGTYGGHRGDWWWNEVVQGKVETKKAAYLKLVERIGERAWRGIR